In Bacteroidales bacterium, a single window of DNA contains:
- the dnaB gene encoding replicative DNA helicase, with the protein MAKKLNSNKSTEQILNDNTGKIPPQALDLEEAVLGAMMIDKDACNIVIDILKPECFYSDIHRKIYEAILELYKDMQPVDMLTVKDELSRRKELKEIGGPAYLAKLTQRVASSAHVEFHARIIMQKYIQRELIRISNEIQRKSYNDEEDVDDLLDESQNALFNLSYGSVRREAQPIDSIIHQAIDQIKEAAKREDKMSGVPSGFVALDRITSGWQKSDLIIIAARPSMGKTAFVLSMTRNMAVEHNAPVAVFSLEMSSVQLVNRLISAETEIDASKIRTGELTQNEWLRLETKIKNLENAKIFIDDTPAISISALRAKARRLVAQHGVKIIIIDYLQLMTGHVNDKSQGTREQEVSAISRSLKALAKDLDVPIIALSQLNRSVETRSGSKRPQLSDLRESGAIEQDADLVIFIHRPEKYGLDEEDGLSTKGLAQIIIAKHRNGAVTDVNLRFIESYAKFTDYDQFEEDTVIKGSITVESKMNQKNNTEDIEPNRDFDFNASAPF; encoded by the coding sequence ATGGCTAAGAAATTGAATTCCAATAAAAGCACAGAACAAATTTTAAACGATAATACCGGAAAAATTCCACCACAAGCTTTAGACCTTGAAGAAGCCGTTTTGGGTGCGATGATGATAGATAAAGATGCTTGTAATATTGTTATTGATATATTAAAACCTGAATGTTTTTATAGCGATATTCATCGAAAAATATACGAAGCTATTTTGGAGTTGTATAAGGATATGCAACCCGTTGATATGCTTACTGTAAAAGATGAGTTATCGCGTCGTAAGGAGCTAAAAGAAATAGGTGGTCCTGCATATTTAGCAAAACTCACACAGCGAGTAGCTTCGTCTGCACACGTTGAGTTTCATGCACGCATTATTATGCAAAAATACATACAGCGTGAACTTATAAGAATTTCGAATGAGATTCAACGTAAATCATATAATGACGAAGAAGATGTTGACGACTTGTTAGATGAAAGCCAAAATGCTCTTTTTAATCTTTCGTACGGGAGTGTTCGTCGCGAAGCACAACCTATTGACAGTATTATTCATCAGGCTATTGATCAAATAAAAGAAGCCGCAAAACGCGAAGATAAAATGAGTGGTGTACCTTCTGGGTTTGTTGCTTTAGACCGCATTACTTCGGGTTGGCAAAAGTCAGACCTTATAATAATTGCTGCACGCCCTAGTATGGGTAAAACTGCTTTTGTGCTGTCTATGACTCGGAATATGGCTGTTGAACACAATGCACCCGTCGCAGTATTTAGCTTAGAAATGTCGTCGGTTCAACTTGTGAATCGTCTTATATCAGCTGAAACAGAAATAGATGCTTCAAAAATACGCACAGGCGAACTTACTCAAAATGAATGGTTACGTCTTGAAACAAAAATTAAAAATCTTGAAAATGCAAAAATATTTATAGACGATACGCCTGCTATTTCTATTTCGGCTCTAAGAGCTAAGGCACGTCGCTTAGTTGCTCAACATGGAGTTAAAATAATTATTATTGACTACTTACAATTAATGACGGGGCATGTAAATGATAAATCGCAAGGGACTCGCGAACAAGAAGTATCGGCTATTTCACGATCGCTAAAAGCTTTAGCCAAAGATTTAGATGTTCCTATTATTGCTTTATCGCAGCTTAATCGTTCGGTTGAAACTCGTAGCGGAAGTAAACGCCCGCAATTAAGCGATTTACGTGAATCGGGTGCTATTGAACAAGATGCAGACCTTGTAATTTTTATACATCGACCTGAAAAATACGGTTTAGACGAAGAAGATGGTTTGTCTACCAAAGGTTTAGCACAAATTATTATTGCAAAGCATCGTAATGGTGCTGTTACAGATGTAAATCTACGATTTATTGAAAGTTATGCTAAGTTTACTGATTACGACCAATTTGAAGAAGATACTGTTATTAAGGGAAGCATTACTGTTGAATCAAAAATGAATCAAAAAAACAATACGGAGGACATAGAACCCAATAGAGATTTTGATTTTAATGCAAGTGCCCCATTCTAA
- a CDS encoding T9SS type A sorting domain-containing protein, with protein sequence MKKLILLLIFVWITYPFFSQSIAYKAEEDGYFSNSFETKAGLVLVGNKQNDLYLLKNGKLSTLVSAPGCARYIQLSPDSLSVAFKYIHKDGYQQPAIINLNTQKLTFLYSQVPLCGQPTFDAQGKIYFTIGNELKVYQNGNTQSFQLPLYVNYIAVSHNGNLVAFADDDKGIYLFNLTTLETKLIGTPACFYPAFSFDNHYLAYGSNPHLLYVYDLINNKTLGPIDMAGFKWHPFENKLVGIHSTSKDFEILSSDVWQVSLPNLTIEEITHSPEFESSVNFDAYGNYRITYLTEYAVKKLTTQKTTQLLYKTSTLDQSSLYPEANTKADVTVPGTVPYVHQVYDTPSWHSGYGSCAPTTSIMALAYYNRLPKWSVTVDHGKTWDPHVNDYGSYVADRYRFNEWYYQETADDYAGNTAYGGYGYMWTGSYSPNSRMKNYIQNHYLTSNQYWTTSCTYSATTTEIDNGYVHPICCYLTSSGHLVLAIGYKTGQHTLIFNDPYGNKNTPGYPSYDGAYSYYDWPGYNNGYVNLDANGNYGYVAWTVAARGTQPVYSDTIIDDNHFNHGFFMNNVNNGSHMRYFRDFNVGYGGHSWYTLGMATGSDICFCTWTPTIHQNGYFNVKAFIPSQGSNTTHAKYKIFHANGVDSVIINQNTHRNQWVDLGTYYFTTNGQKYVYLGDLTGTTGDSIAFDCVKFSPMQVDNIAPSTSISTNGTWKTQDFTATYIDSDNDSVEKAFYQVLDFNGNYWFANHQRGFFGDNFDTLQPLWAIYNGTWNVSNGELIQSDENETNTNIYAPLNQTLSNRYLYHFKAKVSGNGTNKRFGFHFFCDDGNLENRGNSYFIWFRVEGQTLEFYKSTNNVIQQQSIINGITTNPNQWYDFKITYDRITGKICVWRDDIFLGTWTDPTPYSTNGNYISFRTGNAVLNVTELKVYRSRTTTTNISLGDSTKDIRYQNPNPTTYAAKIKSIVVDAYNNLSPIAYHDLNVDWTAPLTISLINDGSISDVDTVMNPNQIEAYWTNTNDPHSGIAYYEVSLGTSPCNDDIVNWTQVGLVNQYTFNNLQLNQGQTYYTNVRAVNNAGLVSACTSSDGFIVGSNLIADFYAVDSILYLPNAYAIFVNTSLNAQSYLWNFGDGSTSTDMNPFHLYIDTGSYTVSLKVFNNTMQDSIIKQNYIHVQAANLLPANKLSSVYYFPNPVKEKLTIVVNSATKQKLSYQIKDITGKTITNGQIETNKQQNIDFSTLSKGCYIIQFENEWIKKLSIIKQ encoded by the coding sequence ATGAAAAAACTTATTCTATTATTAATATTCGTATGGATAACCTATCCATTTTTTTCACAGTCTATTGCTTATAAAGCAGAAGAAGACGGCTATTTTAGCAATTCTTTTGAAACAAAAGCCGGATTAGTACTGGTTGGCAATAAACAAAACGATTTATATCTATTAAAAAATGGTAAACTAAGTACTTTAGTTTCTGCACCCGGCTGCGCTCGTTATATTCAACTATCGCCCGATAGTTTATCTGTAGCTTTTAAGTACATTCACAAAGATGGGTACCAACAACCTGCTATTATTAACCTAAATACTCAAAAGCTCACCTTTTTATACTCCCAAGTACCACTTTGCGGACAACCAACATTTGATGCTCAAGGTAAAATTTATTTCACAATTGGTAACGAACTCAAAGTTTATCAAAACGGCAATACCCAAAGTTTTCAATTACCGCTCTATGTCAACTATATTGCAGTTTCGCACAATGGCAATTTAGTAGCTTTTGCCGACGATGACAAAGGTATATATTTATTTAATTTAACTACTTTAGAAACGAAGCTTATTGGCACGCCGGCTTGTTTTTATCCTGCTTTTTCATTCGACAATCATTATTTAGCCTATGGTTCAAATCCACACTTATTATATGTTTATGATCTGATAAACAACAAAACCCTGGGACCTATTGATATGGCAGGTTTTAAATGGCATCCTTTCGAAAACAAACTCGTAGGTATTCACTCCACTTCGAAAGATTTTGAAATATTAAGCAGCGATGTTTGGCAAGTATCTTTACCTAATTTAACTATTGAGGAAATTACACACTCACCAGAATTTGAATCATCTGTTAATTTCGATGCCTATGGGAATTACAGAATCACTTATTTGACAGAATATGCAGTAAAAAAACTTACCACCCAAAAAACAACACAACTGTTATATAAAACCTCAACTTTAGATCAATCGAGCCTTTATCCCGAAGCCAATACCAAAGCTGATGTTACCGTTCCGGGTACCGTCCCCTATGTGCATCAAGTGTACGATACTCCTTCATGGCATTCGGGTTATGGAAGCTGTGCACCCACAACGTCTATCATGGCATTGGCATATTACAATCGCTTACCTAAATGGTCGGTTACTGTTGATCACGGTAAAACTTGGGACCCACACGTTAACGATTACGGTAGCTATGTTGCCGATCGTTATCGCTTTAACGAATGGTATTACCAAGAAACAGCCGATGATTATGCTGGGAACACTGCTTATGGAGGCTATGGTTATATGTGGACTGGTTCATATTCGCCCAATAGTCGAATGAAAAACTACATTCAAAACCACTATTTAACGTCCAATCAATATTGGACTACTTCATGTACCTACTCAGCTACAACTACCGAAATCGACAATGGTTATGTTCACCCAATTTGTTGTTATCTTACCAGTTCAGGTCACTTGGTTTTAGCCATTGGATACAAAACCGGTCAACATACATTAATATTTAACGATCCCTATGGCAACAAAAATACACCTGGATATCCAAGCTACGATGGTGCTTATTCATATTACGACTGGCCAGGCTACAACAACGGTTACGTAAATCTCGATGCCAACGGCAATTATGGTTATGTTGCGTGGACGGTTGCAGCACGTGGCACACAACCTGTATACTCCGATACCATCATTGACGATAACCATTTTAATCATGGCTTTTTTATGAACAATGTAAATAATGGTTCACACATGCGTTATTTTCGCGATTTTAATGTAGGTTACGGCGGACATAGCTGGTACACTTTAGGTATGGCAACAGGAAGCGATATTTGTTTTTGTACATGGACGCCAACTATTCATCAAAACGGTTACTTCAATGTTAAAGCTTTTATTCCCAGTCAAGGATCTAATACAACTCACGCTAAATATAAAATTTTTCATGCTAATGGTGTCGACAGTGTTATTATCAACCAAAACACACATCGCAATCAATGGGTTGATTTAGGAACCTATTATTTTACTACTAATGGTCAAAAATATGTGTATTTAGGCGATTTAACTGGTACAACCGGCGATTCCATAGCATTCGACTGTGTAAAATTTAGCCCTATGCAAGTTGATAATATCGCTCCATCAACTTCTATTTCGACCAATGGAACCTGGAAAACACAAGATTTTACTGCTACTTATATCGATTCAGACAACGATTCTGTTGAAAAAGCTTTTTACCAAGTGCTCGATTTTAATGGCAATTACTGGTTTGCCAACCATCAACGTGGCTTCTTTGGCGACAACTTCGATACCTTACAACCGTTGTGGGCAATATACAATGGAACATGGAATGTTAGCAATGGCGAACTCATACAAAGCGACGAAAACGAAACAAATACAAATATTTATGCTCCATTAAATCAAACACTTTCTAATCGTTATCTTTATCATTTTAAAGCCAAAGTTAGTGGTAATGGTACCAACAAACGTTTCGGCTTTCACTTTTTTTGCGATGATGGTAATTTAGAAAATAGAGGTAACTCTTATTTCATTTGGTTTAGAGTCGAAGGTCAAACACTTGAATTTTATAAATCGACCAATAATGTCATTCAGCAACAGAGCATTATAAATGGAATTACGACTAATCCTAATCAATGGTACGATTTTAAAATAACCTACGATAGAATAACGGGGAAAATATGTGTTTGGCGTGATGATATTTTTCTTGGCACATGGACAGACCCTACCCCCTATTCTACTAACGGCAATTACATAAGCTTTAGAACCGGTAATGCAGTACTTAACGTAACAGAATTAAAGGTATATCGTTCAAGAACCACCACCACTAACATCAGCTTAGGCGATTCAACTAAAGATATTCGTTACCAGAATCCAAACCCAACAACCTATGCAGCAAAAATTAAATCAATAGTAGTTGATGCGTATAACAATTTATCACCTATTGCCTATCATGATTTAAATGTTGACTGGACAGCCCCCTTAACCATTAGCTTAATAAACGACGGAAGTATTAGCGATGTTGACACTGTTATGAATCCTAACCAAATTGAAGCATACTGGACAAATACAAACGACCCTCATAGCGGCATCGCTTATTATGAAGTATCGCTAGGTACATCGCCATGCAACGATGATATAGTAAATTGGACTCAAGTTGGATTAGTTAATCAATATACATTCAACAACTTACAACTCAATCAAGGTCAAACTTATTACACCAATGTTCGGGCTGTAAATAATGCCGGTTTAGTAAGTGCTTGCACTTCCAGTGATGGATTTATTGTTGGCAGCAATTTGATTGCCGATTTCTATGCCGTTGATAGCATTTTATATTTACCCAATGCTTACGCAATTTTTGTAAATACTTCTCTCAATGCTCAGAGCTATTTATGGAATTTTGGCGATGGAAGCACCTCTACCGATATGAACCCCTTTCACCTTTATATCGATACTGGCTCTTATACTGTTAGTCTTAAAGTATTTAATAATACCATGCAAGATTCTATTATCAAACAAAATTACATTCATGTTCAAGCAGCGAATTTGCTCCCAGCTAATAAGCTTTCTAGCGTTTACTATTTTCCCAATCCCGTTAAAGAGAAACTCACAATTGTGGTAAATTCGGCGACTAAACAAAAGCTTTCATACCAAATTAAAGATATTACAGGTAAAACCATAACCAATGGACAAATTGAAACAAACAAACAACAAAACATTGATTTTTCAACTCTAAGTAAAGGATGTTATATCATTCAATTTGAAAATGAATGGATAAAAAAATTGTCAATAATTAAACAATAA
- a CDS encoding deoxynucleoside kinase, translating to MHIAVAGNIGSGKTTLTTLLSKHYKWEAHFEDVDDNPYLNDFYDDMHRWSFNLQVYFLNSRFSQILEIRKSPKTVIQDRTIYEDAHIFAPNLHSMGLMSSRDFETYFTLFNLMSSLVQPPDLLIYLQASVPKLVEQIQKRGREYEASIRLDYLKSLNERYEAWISNYNLSKILIVDVDNNDFSNNPQDLSKIIDQVDAELHGLFKVK from the coding sequence ATGCATATAGCCGTAGCCGGTAATATAGGCTCAGGAAAAACTACTCTTACTACCTTATTATCAAAACATTATAAATGGGAAGCACACTTTGAAGATGTGGATGACAACCCATACTTAAACGATTTTTACGACGATATGCATCGTTGGTCTTTTAACCTTCAAGTGTACTTTCTAAACAGTCGCTTTAGTCAAATATTAGAAATTCGTAAATCGCCTAAAACAGTTATTCAGGACCGTACTATTTATGAAGACGCCCATATCTTTGCTCCTAACTTACATAGCATGGGACTTATGTCATCACGCGATTTTGAAACTTATTTTACTTTATTTAACCTTATGTCTTCGTTAGTTCAACCACCCGACTTACTTATATACTTACAGGCTTCGGTTCCTAAGCTAGTAGAACAAATTCAAAAACGCGGACGAGAATACGAAGCCAGTATCCGACTCGATTATTTAAAAAGCTTAAATGAACGCTATGAAGCTTGGATTTCAAATTACAATTTAAGCAAAATTTTAATTGTAGATGTGGATAATAACGATTTTAGTAACAATCCACAAGATTTAAGCAAAATAATCGATCAAGTAGATGCCGAACTACATGGTTTATTTAAAGTCAAATAA
- a CDS encoding metallophosphoesterase family protein codes for MVKIGLLSDTHGYLGDYVYRYFEDCDEIWHAGDIGSIEVLNALKSFKPLRAVYGNIDGNLIKKEVPAIQQFTIEGVNVFMKHIVGCPNKYDKNVIPILQSSKYNLVIGGHSHILRIMYDKKYNWLFVNPGAAGLYGFHTKITIVKLFIENATVKDAHIWEKNR; via the coding sequence ATGGTTAAAATAGGGCTTTTATCGGATACACATGGCTATTTGGGCGATTATGTATATCGTTATTTTGAAGATTGTGATGAAATTTGGCATGCTGGCGATATAGGCTCAATAGAAGTATTAAATGCACTTAAAAGTTTTAAACCTCTAAGAGCTGTTTATGGTAACATCGATGGAAATCTAATAAAAAAAGAAGTTCCAGCAATTCAACAATTCACTATTGAGGGCGTAAATGTTTTTATGAAGCATATAGTAGGTTGTCCAAATAAATACGATAAAAATGTTATTCCTATTTTGCAAAGTTCGAAATATAATTTAGTAATAGGAGGGCATTCGCATATTTTACGAATAATGTACGATAAAAAATATAATTGGCTCTTTGTTAATCCTGGTGCAGCCGGTTTATATGGCTTTCATACCAAAATAACAATAGTAAAACTATTTATAGAAAATGCTACTGTAAAAGATGCTCATATTTGGGAAAAGAATAGGTAA
- a CDS encoding amidohydrolase, which produces MMNNISIAAIQLDIIWENVDANLQKIKFWIENYSSKADIIVFPEMFLTGFSMNVFSNSLENDSKPLKQLSKWANQYKTAIAGSLMIKDSERYVNRFFFFEPNGNYFMYDKRHLFRMANEDKIYASGNKSIIINYLNWKIKPSICYDLRFPVWLRNKNNYDVLLVVANWPQARIDAWKKLLMARAIENQCYVIGVNRCGTDGNGVKYNGATMFIDYKGNVIDEASDNSEMAILATCSYSALSDFKKEFPAYLDADDFDVKLNG; this is translated from the coding sequence ATGATGAATAATATTAGCATTGCAGCTATTCAGCTAGATATTATATGGGAAAATGTAGATGCAAACCTGCAAAAAATAAAATTTTGGATTGAAAATTATAGTTCAAAGGCAGATATAATTGTTTTCCCAGAAATGTTTTTAACAGGTTTTTCGATGAATGTATTTTCAAATTCATTAGAAAACGATTCTAAACCTTTAAAACAACTTTCAAAATGGGCTAATCAATATAAAACAGCTATTGCAGGTAGCTTAATGATTAAAGATAGCGAGCGTTATGTTAATCGTTTTTTCTTTTTTGAGCCGAATGGTAATTATTTTATGTATGATAAACGGCATTTGTTTAGAATGGCAAACGAAGATAAAATATATGCTTCAGGTAATAAATCAATCATCATAAACTATTTAAATTGGAAAATAAAACCCTCTATTTGTTATGACTTGCGTTTTCCAGTATGGTTGCGAAACAAAAACAATTATGATGTTTTATTAGTAGTTGCCAATTGGCCTCAAGCAAGAATAGATGCTTGGAAAAAACTTTTAATGGCAAGAGCTATTGAAAATCAATGCTATGTGATTGGGGTAAATCGTTGTGGCACTGATGGTAATGGAGTTAAATATAATGGTGCAACCATGTTTATCGATTATAAAGGAAATGTAATAGATGAAGCAAGTGATAATTCAGAAATGGCTATTCTTGCTACATGTTCGTATAGTGCTCTTTCCGATTTTAAAAAAGAATTTCCAGCCTATTTAGATGCAGATGATTTTGATGTTAAATTAAATGGTTAA
- a CDS encoding 1-acyl-sn-glycerol-3-phosphate acyltransferase — MRWQTLALKCLGWKIEGTFPAYKKMVIIAAPHTSVWDFINGWLALHHFGLKTRFIIKKEFFVFPFGYILKALGGVPVDRGNTKNNMVDQMVEHFKQNEFFYLVITPEGTRKKTKRWKKGFYLIAQKAQVPIVVTKLDYGHKILGPVREIDYNLPYNEVLKQIAECYQGVIAKKPLQFDTPQYDE; from the coding sequence ATGCGTTGGCAAACGCTTGCTTTAAAGTGCCTCGGTTGGAAAATCGAAGGCACTTTTCCTGCATATAAAAAGATGGTTATTATAGCAGCACCCCATACGAGTGTATGGGATTTTATCAATGGTTGGCTTGCATTGCATCATTTTGGTCTTAAAACGCGATTTATAATAAAAAAGGAATTTTTTGTTTTTCCATTTGGCTATATACTCAAAGCATTAGGAGGAGTTCCAGTTGATAGAGGTAATACTAAAAATAATATGGTAGATCAAATGGTTGAACATTTTAAACAAAACGAATTTTTCTATTTAGTCATTACTCCCGAAGGAACTCGAAAAAAAACAAAACGATGGAAAAAAGGATTCTATTTAATAGCACAAAAAGCTCAAGTTCCTATTGTAGTAACAAAACTCGATTACGGGCATAAAATATTAGGACCCGTAAGAGAAATTGATTATAATTTACCCTATAACGAAGTTCTAAAACAAATAGCAGAGTGCTACCAGGGAGTAATAGCTAAAAAGCCTTTGCAATTTGATACACCACAATATGATGAATAA
- a CDS encoding rubrerythrin family protein, with product MSLKGTETEKNLLKAFAGESQARNRYEFYAKVAKNEGYEQIAAIFQQTADQEKQHAKRFFKFLEGGMLEITATYPAGIIGTTKENLEAAANGEHEEWADLYPYFAEVALKEGFKEIATAFKMIAKVEAEHEKRYRKLLQNIIDGTVFERNEKVKWVCRNCGYVHEGTKPLETCPACLHSKSFFEILAENY from the coding sequence ATGAGTTTAAAAGGAACAGAAACCGAAAAAAATTTATTAAAAGCATTTGCTGGTGAATCACAAGCACGAAATCGTTATGAGTTTTATGCAAAAGTTGCTAAAAATGAAGGATACGAACAAATAGCTGCTATTTTTCAACAAACAGCAGACCAAGAAAAGCAACATGCAAAACGTTTTTTTAAATTTTTAGAAGGTGGAATGCTCGAAATAACCGCTACTTATCCAGCTGGTATTATTGGCACAACAAAAGAAAATCTTGAAGCTGCTGCTAATGGCGAACATGAAGAATGGGCTGATTTGTATCCTTATTTTGCCGAAGTTGCATTGAAAGAAGGGTTTAAAGAAATTGCTACTGCATTTAAAATGATAGCAAAAGTAGAAGCAGAACACGAAAAACGCTATCGCAAACTACTACAAAATATAATTGATGGAACTGTTTTTGAACGTAACGAAAAAGTAAAATGGGTTTGTCGAAATTGTGGTTATGTTCACGAAGGTACAAAACCACTCGAAACTTGTCCTGCTTGTTTACATTCTAAATCATTTTTTGAGATATTAGCTGAAAACTATTAA
- the hydG gene encoding [FeFe] hydrogenase H-cluster radical SAM maturase HydG: MKFKPEKYSIEDKRMQPFIDPDEIWNYINNVKPDKQRVREVIAKSLDKQRLNLEETAVLINTTDPELIEEIKQGARVLKEKVYGNRIVLFAPLYIGNKCSNNCQYCGFKVTNTKAIRKTLTDDEIVKEVEALEDNGQKRLILVYGEHPEYSAEYIAHTVKLVYSVKKGYGEIRRVNINAAPFDIQGFRTIGKAGIGTYQIFQETYHPDAYTWYHVGGKKKDYEWRLTSLDRAQEAGIDDVGIGALFGLYDWRFEVMALIRHTNHLEACYNVGPHTISFPRIKDASELSVGSKYMVSDDDFVKLIAILRLAVPYTGMILTARENANVRKEVMRFGVSQIDGGTVIELGGYAKAKLLNREQDLNREQFKINDDRSLNEIISDLLDQGYLPSFCTACYRKGRTGEHFMEFSVPGFIKRYCSPNAILTLTEYLIDYATPDVQEKGWKAIENEIAGLQGHMNVNELKNRIERIKNGERDIYF, translated from the coding sequence ATGAAATTTAAGCCAGAAAAGTACTCTATCGAAGATAAACGGATGCAACCATTTATTGATCCAGACGAAATTTGGAATTATATCAACAATGTTAAACCTGATAAGCAAAGAGTACGTGAAGTAATTGCAAAATCGCTCGATAAACAACGTTTAAATTTAGAAGAAACGGCAGTGCTCATAAATACTACTGACCCAGAATTAATAGAAGAAATAAAACAAGGGGCTCGTGTGCTTAAAGAAAAAGTATATGGAAATAGAATTGTTTTATTTGCACCTTTATATATTGGTAATAAATGTTCAAATAATTGTCAATATTGTGGATTTAAAGTTACAAATACTAAAGCTATTCGTAAAACTTTAACCGATGATGAGATTGTTAAAGAAGTAGAAGCATTGGAAGATAATGGTCAAAAACGTCTTATTCTGGTTTATGGTGAACATCCTGAGTATTCTGCCGAATATATTGCTCATACAGTAAAGTTAGTATATAGTGTTAAAAAAGGTTATGGTGAAATAAGACGTGTAAACATCAATGCTGCACCTTTCGATATTCAAGGCTTCAGAACAATTGGTAAAGCTGGTATTGGCACATATCAAATTTTTCAGGAAACCTATCACCCCGATGCTTATACTTGGTATCATGTAGGAGGTAAGAAAAAGGATTATGAATGGCGATTGACATCACTTGATAGAGCTCAAGAAGCAGGAATAGATGATGTTGGGATAGGTGCGTTATTTGGCCTGTACGATTGGCGTTTCGAGGTGATGGCTTTGATTCGTCACACTAATCATTTAGAAGCATGCTATAATGTTGGTCCTCATACCATTTCATTTCCACGTATTAAAGATGCTTCGGAGCTATCAGTTGGATCTAAATATATGGTGTCTGATGATGATTTTGTTAAACTAATTGCTATTTTGCGTTTGGCTGTACCATACACGGGTATGATTCTAACAGCTCGAGAAAATGCAAACGTAAGGAAAGAAGTTATGCGTTTTGGTGTGAGTCAAATAGATGGTGGAACAGTAATAGAATTAGGCGGATATGCCAAAGCAAAATTGCTTAATCGTGAGCAAGATTTAAATCGCGAACAATTTAAAATTAATGATGATCGTTCGCTTAATGAAATAATTAGCGATTTGCTCGATCAAGGATATTTACCTTCATTTTGCACTGCTTGCTATCGAAAAGGTAGAACAGGAGAACATTTTATGGAATTCTCCGTACCCGGTTTTATTAAACGATATTGTTCGCCCAATGCAATTTTAACCTTAACAGAATATTTAATCGATTATGCAACACCCGATGTACAAGAAAAAGGGTGGAAAGCAATTGAAAATGAAATTGCTGGTTTGCAAGGACATATGAATGTAAATGAACTTAAAAATAGAATAGAACGTATTAAAAATGGTGAACGTGATATTTACTTTTAA
- a CDS encoding ribulose-phosphate 3-epimerase, with protein MIAPSILSADFTHLAETIELLNKSEASYIHLDIMDGTFVPNITFGMPIVKQIKKIAQKPLDTHLMIIQPERYIEQFADAGSDIITVHFETCPHLHRTIQQIKQIGIKAGVSINPHTPVSVLENILSEVDLVLVMSVNPGFGGQKFIDFSYKKITQLNEIRKKQNLSFLIEVDGGVCLENAAKLYQSGANILVAGNAVFNHSRPIEAIKELKNVNNK; from the coding sequence ATGATAGCACCTTCTATTTTATCAGCAGATTTTACTCATTTAGCAGAAACTATTGAATTACTTAATAAAAGCGAAGCAAGTTATATTCATCTCGATATTATGGATGGCACATTTGTTCCAAACATAACTTTTGGGATGCCTATTGTCAAACAAATAAAAAAGATTGCTCAAAAACCTTTAGATACCCATTTAATGATTATTCAGCCCGAGCGTTACATTGAGCAATTTGCCGATGCGGGTTCAGATATCATTACTGTTCATTTTGAAACATGTCCTCATTTACACCGTACCATTCAGCAAATAAAACAAATAGGTATAAAAGCAGGTGTTTCAATCAATCCACATACTCCTGTTTCTGTTCTTGAAAATATTTTAAGCGAAGTCGATTTAGTACTTGTAATGTCAGTTAATCCTGGTTTTGGTGGACAAAAATTCATTGATTTTTCTTATAAAAAAATTACTCAATTGAACGAAATACGTAAAAAACAAAATTTATCGTTTTTGATAGAAGTTGATGGTGGTGTATGTTTAGAAAATGCTGCAAAACTTTATCAATCAGGAGCTAATATTTTAGTTGCAGGTAATGCAGTATTTAACCACTCCAGACCCATCGAAGCTATTAAAGAATTAAAAAATGTAAATAATAAGTAA